TCCACCGCGCGCACGGCCCGGCGGCGCCCGCATCGCGCTGCGGGCTttgtctgctctgcggagaggCTGTCCCCGCGGCCCGCAGCCCGGACGACtccgggggagggaggggcggggaggccgCGCGCGGGGAGGGGGCGAGGCCGGGGAGGGGGCCGCCGCGACCCGGCCGGGCGGCTCCCGCCCCTCGCCCCCTCATTACCATAAGAAGGGGGGACCCGGGccggccgggcgggggcggggtgggggtgggggtaggggtggcggtggggggggggtgggatcCCGTCTGGGGAGGGGGCGCTCCGCTAGCCTTTTCCAACCCGCTCCGTTTCCGTCCCCCGCGCCCGCCCCTCGGAGAAATTAGGGACCTCgccttccacccccccccccgcttcgCCTCCGAGCGGGGCTAGAGACCGAAGGCACGTCCCCATCCTCCGCGGGGCTGGCAGCCCGAGCCCGCGCCCCCGAGGGCGGGAAACTACAACTCCCGGCATGCCCCGGGCGCCCCCGCGGCCCCCCCGCAGTTCCATGCTGCTCCATCcagttcatttaaaacaaaagagtttGAGCGCTGGAAGGGGCTGGGCTCGACTGGGGGCCACTGGGCGCCGCTCCCGGACCGGGGCTTGGTGCGGGAGCCCGAGAGGGGCGTCTGGACGGCGGGGTCTAGAGCCGCCCGGGTCGGaggcgggaggggtgggggcagagatcccgcagccccccgccccccgtcacCCCCGAGAGGAAAGGAGAGCTGCTTCCTCggttttgcttctctttccccccacccccaccccgggggctgGGGCGAGGGGAGTCGGGTTACAGggtgtttggggaggggggcttAGGGGGAGGGTCTATCTTTCTATCTCgctttcttcccccctccccagttctttgttcccccctccccacacgcccccctcctctcccctcccctcctcgctcctcttttcccttccaccacctctctccctctctcccccagcttTTGTTTCGCCATGCCTAGTCTAGTGGTATCTGgaataatggaaagaaatgggGGCTTTGGAGAACTAGGATGTTTCGGGGGAAGCGCTAAGgaccgagggttgctggaagaCGAGCGCGCCCTTCAGCTGGCTCTCGATCAGCTCTGCCTCCTGGGTTTGggggagccccccgcccccacggcGGGCGAGgacgggggaggtggggggggcggcgCCCCCGCGCAGCCGGCCGCCCCCCCGCagccggccccgccgccgccgcccgcggcGCCCCCGGCCGCCCCGCCGGCGGCCCCCGCGGCGCAGACGCCCcagccccccaccgcccccaaaGGGGCCAGCGACGCCAAGCTCTGCGCTCTCTACAAAGAGGCCGAGCTGCGCCTGAAGGGCAGCAGCAACACCACCGAGTGTGTCCCCGTGCCCACCTCCGAGCACGTGGCCGAGATCGTGGGCAGGCAAGGTAAGCGGGCGCCGGGACCGCGGGACTGGAGTGGGGGGCACCCCATCCCAGCACGGAAAgttcatttcctctctccttgcccgcctctggctctgtcccttccccacaaAGGGGGACCCGCCCCCTACCCCGATTCCCGAGTGCCACAAAGTTCCCTGCCGCCCCCAGTCGGGACTGTTCTTCAGATAGTTCCTTCCCGAGGGCCCTGCCTGCAGACAAAGAAATACCCTCTCctccagagagggagaagggaggggatggGTCTCCCAATGCCGGGAGGCTGTCCGGAGGGGATGTCCACTCCTGGCCCGAAAAACTGGCAGAATGTGCAAAGAGTTACTCAGAGGCCCCTGCTCCGGGATCCgctggtgggctggggagggggcaccccTGGGACCCCCTACAGCTGGAGTTACAGACTTTGGGGGAGACCTGGCCAGGGAAGCCAGACTGAGTATCTGTCTCTTTGTTGGGCTGAGTGCAGGAATGGAAGGGGGTGTGGCTCATGGGAGGGTCCCAGcccaggggagaggtggggaggggggctgctgggaggagggagtCCTGTGGTCACCCACACACCAAAGTTGAACGGTCTGTGGGGTTTGGGAAGGGTTGCCTCTGGAGAAGTGCGGCGTCCTGGCGTGGacctgtcctcctctctctcaggctTTTGTTCTGGGCTGGCCACGGCCAGGGGCCAGAGGCCTGGAGAGGGGTCTCTCCTAGTACAAGAGTAGGACAGGGCAGGAGGGGGCAtgccgggcgggggggggggggcaagaaacCTTCACGTGGAGCCTTGGTCGGAGGGCGTGTGTCTGGGtgtgctgtggggtggggggtgtagaATTAACCCAGCCTAGTGTGTCTGATACCACACCCTCCTGGGCTCCAGCATCCCTGGGCGGGTGCGGGTCGGAGTATTGGTGAGGGTCCAGATTCAGCAGACGGGATCTTGGGGACCTTTCCCTCTCCCCGTTTCCCagaggagagtgggggggggcgggatTTGGAAATTgcaggagggctgggctggggaggtctggggtgggggaggagcggGGGAGGAGCTGTCCCACAGTGGGGAACAATAGAGGGGCTGCATTCCGgctgggagtgagggagaggcCGGCTGCcggcagggtgggggagaggggaggcgaGCCAGGGGGGCACCCCCCCAGCAGCACACCCCGTCTCATCTCCCCGAAGTGCTTGGAGGTTGGGGGCATTTTGCCGTGAGATCCAGAATGGAGGAATGGAAGATACCACTCCCCATGTACGGCCCTCATCCCTCTGGGGTGCTCCATCTCCTGAGATTTCTGGTTCAAAAAGTTGGATCTCCTCTTGTTGCCAGAAACTAGGGACCTGGAGCCCTGGAACTGGGTGGGGACACTGATATCTTCCCTTGGGCGGCTGGCCTTGGGGGGCCCCAGGATTTCATGGAGTCATCCTTCTGCCTCTCAGCACATGGGCCTGTCTCTCTTACAAGTGGGGGCATTTCTCCTATTCTAAGAAAAGAGGCTTCCCCTTGGTCCTTAAGTACGTGGAAGTCCTTCCTCTTGTCTGACCTCCCTCCCCCGCTGCAGTGCCAACACGCCTCTTTCTGACCTCTAGAAAGGTGAAGTCCCGTGGCCTTCCCTTCCAGACATGCTTGTCCAGGGCTCCAAACCCCAGGGTGAGGCCCACCGGTTCTGCACCCCGGGGCCCCGCGTGTCTGCCTCACCCCAAACCCGAAGATACCCAGCTCCCACTTAAGTTGATGGGCCCAGAACTTAGAGCcagcacccaggtgcctctcagagGCTGTGGGAGTAGAGAGTCGTAGGAGGAGGAGTCCAGGCCCCTCACCCCTTGGTGCCTCACACTTAGGACGAACGCTGACTGCATTAAAGCAGCAAGGGTGTGGGCTTGACAACAGGTAGGACTTCTCAGCTGCCCAGAGGTCTGAAGACAAAAAGGGAGGAGCAAATTCTCCTTCCTGAGGTCTCTTGAAGGTGAGGAACTCCACCCCCAATCCactccgtcccccacccccaggccagtCCAGGGGGTTAGAGAAGAAGCATCTGGAGTGAAGGAAGGATGCAGGAAGCCCGTGAGCTCACCgcaggcctggggctggaggcCCGGGGCAGCGTCAGAGAGCCCGGACGGACGGCTGGCCTTGGTTTTGGGGGGAAGAGGTCATGTGGTGGGGGAATGAGAAAGGGGTCAGGGAGTGTGTACCTGGAGAGGGGTGTGAACATGTGTGTGCGGGTGCCTGGGGGGCAAAAGTTGTGGGTGTGTGGAGGGGCGTGCCCTTTGAGGGCCGGGGATGTTGGAGGTTAGAGCGTGGGGTGTATGGAAGGTCAAACACAGGccatccgtgtgtgtgtgtgtgtgtgtgttgtggcaCATGTGTGCACGggcatgtgcatgcgtgtgcacccTGGGTGTGCCCCGCCAGTACTGTTTAGATAAAGGCACACAGGGCATCGTGACTCTTAGGTCCATGTGTGTGCGAACTCACACACGTGTAGCATGTGTGCCCCGAGAAAGCGCGTGAGCCTGGCTTTGCGTGAAGCtcggggcagggagagggaacttgggagaggaggagaggggcccGCCCGTGGGCCATCGTGGGGCCGCAGCCTCGAGAGACACCGTGGCGGTGCCGGCCTCCGTGGCGGTGCCGGCCTCCGcggctccccttccccttctctctctttgtctctctttgtctcggctctttctcttcctgcctctccctgcagtCTTCGAGCTGGAACCCACTCCTGCTTCAGAGCACGAGGATGGGTCCCCCCAGAGCCTTAGTCCCCAGCCCGGCTCGGCTCCCCCGCCGCCAGCAGACAGGGTGGCCCGAGTGTCCATGGGGGTCAGGGGTGGGCCCTCAGACATCATTCTCGGCATCTTCATACTTCTTTCCCTCTCCAAACTCTGGTTCTCAGACCCTTCCCAGTCTCCCACACTCAGCTAGCTGCTGCAAACTTGCTGTGAATCTGCGGCCCTCTGAGAGGCATTCATGGGTGGAAGGCATGGGAGGGGGTCataggtcacacagcaaatgggTGCCAGTGGTCCCTGAGTAGACCGGAGGACACTTATAATGAATGGAGCTCAAGTCAGGAGTAGATTGGGGGGTTCTTGAGTACTTTGGGGTTCTGTGGAGAGCTCAAGGTCAGTGACAGGCTccggtggtgggagggaggggtgtgtgaGGAAGTGATCTGGAAGTCTGCGAGTGGCCAGGAATCAGAAATTGAGGGCAGGGCGCATGGTTGGGTGGAGTTAGTCGATTTGAGGTTAGCAGCTTGTCTGGGAGGGTCAGTGGCTTTTTTCCTGGTTGCAAGGAGTGACTGGGATGGGAGGGTCCTGCGTGGAGCTGGAGGGAAGGCTGGCACGTTTGGAGATCTGTGGTTGACGTGGCGGAGATCTGAGAGGCTCTGGGCGGACTGCTGGAGGCGGGGTGCGCTCGTCCCCGCGGCCGGCGGTGGTGATGGGGGAGCGGACTGGCCCGGGCGCAGACCTTCTTGCCCTGtgagtttccttctctctgcactCCCCCCCGCCCATCCCAGGCTGCAAGATTAAGGCTCTGAGGGCCAAGACCAACACGTACATCAAGACGCCGGTGCGCGGCGAGGAGCCCGTGTTCATGGTGACCGGACGGCGGGAGGACGTGGCCACAGCCCGACGGGAGATCATCTCGGCGGCCGAGCACTTCTCCATGATCCGCGCCTCGCGCAACAAGTCCGGCGCCGCCTTCGGCGTGGCTCCCGCCCTGCCCGGCCAGGTGACCATTCGCGTGCGGGTGCCCTACCGCGTGGTGGGGCTGGTGGTGGGCCCCAAGGGGGCCACCATCAAGCGCATCCAGCAGCAGACCAACACGTACATCATCACGCCGAGCCGCGACCGCGACCCGGTGTTCGAGATCACGGGGGCGCCGGGGAACGTGGAGCGCGCGCGCGAGGAGATCGAGACGCACATCGCCGTGCGCACCGGCAAGATCCTCGAGTACAACAACGAGAACGACTTCCTGGCGGGGAGCCCCGACGCCGGGCTGGACAGCCGCTACTCCGAGGCCTGGCGGGTGCACCCGCCGGGCTGCAAGCCGCTCTCCGCCTTCCGCCAGAACAGCCTGGGCTGCATCGGCGACTGCGCCGTGGACTCGGGCTTCGAGGCGCCGCGCCTGGGCGAGCAGGGCGGGGACTTCGGCTACGGCGGCTACCTGTTCCCGGGCTACGGCGTGGGCAAGCAGGACGTGTACTACGGCGTGGCCGAGACCAGCCCCCCGCTCTGGGCGGGCCAGGAGAACGCCACGCCCACCTCGGTGCTCTTCTCCTCCGCCTCCTCGTCCTCGTCGTCGTCCGCCAAGGCCCGCGCCGCGCCCCCGGGGGCGCACCGCTCCCCCGCCGCCTCCGCGGGGCCGGAGCTGGCCGGCCTGCCCAGACGGCCGCCGGGGGAGCCGCTGCAGGGCTTCTCCAAACTGGGCGGCGGCCTGCGGAGCCCCGGCGGCGGGCGGGACTGCATGGTGTGCTTCGAGAGCGAGGTGACCGCCGCCCTGGTCCCCTGCGGACACAACCTCTTCTGCATGGAGTGCGCAGTACGCATCTGCGAGAGGACGGACCCGGAGTGTCCCGTCTGCCACATCACAGCCACGCAAGCCATCCGAATATTCTCCTAAACCCCCTGCCCCCGGCCTCCGGGCTCCCTCCCTGGGCCGagggcgcccccacccccacccccaccctcccgcccTGGATCTGTTTTCCACCGGGGCCTTTTGGAAATCAGTGGGCTCAGTGGGCAAGGTGCTTTGACGTACTCGATCCGTGGGGAGGGGTCGGGGAGGCGACggtggctgggggggtggggtgggccacCTTCAGAGCCTCTGGCCACCCAGTCCTGGAAAGGTTGGGAGGGGGCCAGGCAGGAAATTTTACTAGAGTTACAACTCTGATACCTCAACACACCCTTCTATCTGGAAGCAGCTACAAGAAACTTTTGTTTGGCCAGAGGGGGCCTCCCGCTAAGGCATCCTGaccccctctgcccagccccccaTCTGCGCCACAccaccccttcctctctgggGGGGATTGGGTAAAGGGAGGGGGAGCATTACCATCTGTATCTGGAGGTGCTCTTTCCAGCCCTCGAGCCCGCTCTGGCCCTGACCTTTGACCTCCTTATGTGACCCTTAAAatacccccccgcccccccccaatgCCATATCCCCTTTGGGCATCTGCTCCTGAGTTTCCAGTGGTCTGAGGGAGTTGGGGCCCTTTCAGAAGTCTGCACAGATTCCCTGGGGTTGGAGGGGAGGCGTGTCCATCCATAAAGGGCTCAGAGCTGGATGGAGGGGTGTGGAGAGCGATTGcctctcaccctctcctccccacccctcctccccctgggcTGGCCTCGCCTCTCCTCCGCCACCAGCTCTCCGCTGTCGCCTGTCGGCTctgtcctcctctgtctctcttccctcccctccttcctggccCTTCTAGTCCAGCTTTGGGCTCACCATCCCCCTGGGGAGAAGTAGGGGAGAAGAGCATTTGGGTGACCCCCCAATTCCTCTTCTGGCACCTGGaggccctccccactcctccaaaGAAACACCTCAAATTCTTGATAGAATGTATCCCCATTCTCAGTGAAAATTTGAGGAGGGGACTAATACTGGGGTACATCAGGGGTCAAACCTCTGCCTCTACCATCTTTGGGCATTGTATTTAGGGAGCAGTTCTCGGGCTGGATCTTCTGGCGGCAGGCGGAGGAGAGACAGGGTCCCGCGTCTGCTGTtcaaggggcaggaaggagcctgaggcaggtgGAGAGGCTGGTCCACGGAgggcctgcctctcccagggCCTGCGCCCCCTCTCTGGACCTGACCCAAACCCCTATTAGCAAGCAAATCATGAAGTCTCTGTCCCACCCTTCGTGGTTGTGGGGAGAGGCTGGGTCTTCAGAGAGAGTTCAGTCCTGGACCAGGCGGGATTGGGGTGCGACATTCTGGTCCAGTATTGCTAACAAGCCTAggaccccgccccacccccacccccactgcttccCTAAGGCTCACTTGGGGCTGCCACCAGCCTCCCACCCTCCTGGTTCCGCTGGCCGGcccaggagagggtgggggatgggagtcCCTGGGGGGGTCCCAGGCGATTCTTGTATATAGTGGGGTGGGACTCTGTCCTAGGTGACCTCTGAGCACGTAGGCTCGGGGAGTCCCATTCTGTCTGCTGGAGAGGGGGCGCGGGGATGGAGGCACAGGGGggatttcctcctctccttcctccggTTGTGAATTCACTCACCTCTCCTCAGCCTGCCCCTCCAGACCACcagccagggaggggagaggaaggaggtccCAGTCCGGAAAGTGGCCTGGGACAACTTCCCTCCTTCCCGCCAACGTGAGCCATCCTGAGATGTGTGTACAATAGAAACCAAACCAAATGGGCGCCCTCGGTGGGTCGGTCGccgaggggggtggggaggggggtgggaagaagggatgTCTGTCTGTcggtccccctccccctctccacttCTTACCCACAAAGGCAGAAGACTGTTAGGCTAGGGGGCTCAGAGAATTCAGTCCCGCCCTGACTAATTGAGCCAAACCTAGAAACCAACGCAAAACACACATAGTGAGAGACaaaacagaggagagaaagcGCGAGAGGGAGCGAGATAGGCGAACAACAcaggagacaaaacaaaaatagcaaaaaaaaaaaaaaaaaagcagttctttataatttaatattctattttaataaagGCGTTTATTACCGTATAAATGTAGCAAAGAACCTGGGCTAATatgaaaaaaagactttttattaggtaatttattatatgaaaaggatattttattttatgataaagtgatccttaaaaaaaataaaaaaactttagaaGGTTTAGAATATATgtagggagagaagaagaaaaaaaaatacatttgtattcagagttaaatcttaaaaaaaaaagtgtttttaatatatgttcGGGTTTacgttccttttttcccccacttttattTGGGGAGGAATGTCATTTGCTTTTTGTGGGGAGCGTCCTGGGATGTGTGGTGgagctggggggcctgggggaaCCTGGTCCCTCTGGGGCCCCGAGTAGATTGGATTTCACTCCAtgggccccctccccactcccctccccctcggGGGAGCCGGCAGAGCCAAACAAAGAAAGGGattaacaagaaaggaagagCGCTTGGACTGAGGATCCTGGGCtgccccccccctcccctgccctgtcccaggGGCGAGTGGGGAGGGGAAGTCCAGAGCTGAGGCCTAGCAGGCCTGCGGGAACCCTCAGAGAGGTGCGAGATTTAAGAgaactagttttgttttgttttgttttgtttaaccaaaaatgagagagagagagagagagaagaaaaagaaagaaaccgaggggtttaaaagaaaagaatactacaaaataataattattaataataataattcaaatttatttcatataatcctagagaaaaagaaagaattactaGTTACTTAGTAGATGATATTCAGATAGCTTAAAGTTTAGTAGCATCGAGGGCCCCTGGGTCCAGTAGAATGTATAAAAGTTGTAACGAGAGGAAAGTAGTTGACGGAAGCGGTCAAGTGCACCCTGCATGTGGGGAGCCCCCATCTCCAGATACCGGGCAGGAGCAGGCCGCTAGCGGAGCTTGGAGCTTCTGGTCTGCTGGGGTTGATTCTGAGAATCcttggatttttaaattgtagGACAAAcagatgaggggctccatcccctgGGTCTTTGAAAGATGGACACTGATCCATTTCAACTACATGGGAGCTGGGCCGGCCAGGGCGGAGGGGAAGGTGAGTGCCTTCGCCTGTGCCCTTGCCCCTGGGGGCCCACCACCCTGTCGGTCCCCAGGTCTCTGCAGAGCAGTCCTTACTTCTAAGTGCTGTGTCCTCTTGGGGCTCTCTGGGAGGGTGCAGGCTTCCCAGCTCAGACCCTCCCGGACCTGCTTCTCCCAGGCCCCAGGAAGTCCTTAAAGTGCAACCTCGATTCACCCCGCGGGGAATTGATTCAAGAGCCTGGTAGGTCATTCTAgaaacaagacacacacacacttcccaccTTCCTGGAGCTTCATGAGGGCTGGGGGTCAGGCCCCTGTCCTCACTCCCACACGGTATCCCGCTTAGTTTTTGGCCTCTGTGGGATTAACAATCTCAGTCATGGCTCTTTCTCTGGGCCTGCTTTGTCTCCTAGAAGTTAGACTCCAAGAAGGACTTCCCACCCACTGGGGTACAGTGTAGATACTCCTTGAAGGCCTGGGAGAACTGGGGCCCCCAGGGGTATgaaggcagggggtgggcagcagggacTGGGGGGGGGAGCACTGCCCCTAGCCCTGTGCTCCAGGCCACCTGCAGCTCTAAGTGTTCAGGACACAGCCTCGCCCCGGGTGCCCTGCCCTGGGGGCACCTCGCCCTCCCCACAGGAAACCTGGGAGCGTGGCTTTGCATGTGAGAAATCACCTCCTGTTTTCTAGCACTTGCCTCCCACCAGCGGCTCAGGGCCGGCCCTCCGTCCCGCCCCAGGGAGCACAGGGGACCTGCTCCAGCGTCACACCTGAGGCTCTGTCGTGCCCCTCCCCGGCCCTCAGCCCCCAACACATCTCCCTCTCCCCGGTTTACTCTTCTCACCCCACCTAGGGAGAGTCCCCCCTGCTCTTTTTGTCCTAGAAACCCCGCTAGTTTGGGAAGGTagagtctggggtggggagggcttccCCTTCCCGCCGGAGGGTGcgggtggggtagggagggaggggagacagccctggggcagggggtggtctCCACGGTAGAACGTAGAGTAGGATTGTGGTCAGACTTAATTTGAGGCATCTAGTGAGGACACGTAAAAATCCaccaaggaaaaatatttcagaaacaaaataaaggcagGAAACAAAACGAACCCATGGATAATCAAGTCAAAGTGAAGTTGCACAAAACGCAGAGAAACCAAGAAGGGGAGGGCTACTGTATTAAATGTGCTATTAagaacttaattttattaaaagtattattaattAAGGCTCTGGCCTCTTTCTCCGCGTGTGGGTCTGACCTGCGGTGGGGCAGAGTGAGGGGCCACCTCAGGAATTGCCGGATTGGGGCAAGTGACTCCGGGGGCCCTGCCCCCTTGTGGGAAACGCCACAGGGCACTGTTGGGCGCTGTTGGGTCTCCAGGTCCCTCCCGTTCCTCCCCATTTACCACCTAgtcctcctgggggtgggggtgggggtgggggggcgcagCTTGTCCTGCAGAGCAGGGGCCGGCCAGGCCCAGGACCGACGCTGGGAGACTCTCCCCAGCCATCCCCCTGGAGTGGGGCCCTCGCCGGAc
The window above is part of the Mustela erminea isolate mMusErm1 chromosome 17, mMusErm1.Pri, whole genome shotgun sequence genome. Proteins encoded here:
- the MEX3A gene encoding RNA-binding protein MEX3A, whose translation is MPSLVVSGIMERNGGFGELGCFGGSAKDRGLLEDERALQLALDQLCLLGLGEPPAPTAGEDGGGGGGGAPAQPAAPPQPAPPPPPAAPPAAPPAAPAAQTPQPPTAPKGASDAKLCALYKEAELRLKGSSNTTECVPVPTSEHVAEIVGRQGCKIKALRAKTNTYIKTPVRGEEPVFMVTGRREDVATARREIISAAEHFSMIRASRNKSGAAFGVAPALPGQVTIRVRVPYRVVGLVVGPKGATIKRIQQQTNTYIITPSRDRDPVFEITGAPGNVERAREEIETHIAVRTGKILEYNNENDFLAGSPDAGLDSRYSEAWRVHPPGCKPLSAFRQNSLGCIGDCAVDSGFEAPRLGEQGGDFGYGGYLFPGYGVGKQDVYYGVAETSPPLWAGQENATPTSVLFSSASSSSSSSAKARAAPPGAHRSPAASAGPELAGLPRRPPGEPLQGFSKLGGGLRSPGGGRDCMVCFESEVTAALVPCGHNLFCMECAVRICERTDPECPVCHITATQAIRIFS